Genomic DNA from bacterium:
CGGCTTCGTGCGGGGGGAGGAAACGTAGATGCGGCGGCCGGCCGGCCCGCGGCGTCTCGGGCGCGCTGGCGCGTGGGCGCTCAGCGCCGCGTCGCACGTGGTGCTCGCGCTTGGCGCCATCCTCATGATTCTGCCGATGCTGTGGATGTTCTCGACGTCGTTCAAGCCGCCGGCGGAAATCCCCATCTGGCCGCCGCATCTGCTGCCGCGGGCCCCCACGTTGGAGAACTACACCGGGATTTTCCAGGTTGCCCCATTTGGGCGGTTCTTCCTCAATAGCGCAGCGTTGTCCCTCGTCGCGACCATCAGCGTTGCGGTGACGTCGCTCGTCGCCGGCGCGATCTTCGCCAAGTACACGTTTCCGGGGCGTGCGTTGCTGTTCATGCTCGTCATCGCGACGGCGATCGTCCCGTTCGAGAGTTACATGATCCCGCTCTATATTCAACTGATACCCATCAACTGGATCAACACCTACCAGGGTATTGTGTTGCCCTACCTCATCATGAGCTTTGGCATCTTTCTCATGCGACAACACATCGCGTCCGCGATCCCCACCGAGTTGTTGGAGGCCGCGCGTGTCGACGGCGCGTCCGAGTGGTGGATCCTCTTTCGGGTGATCGCCCCGCTCTCGAGCTCGGCGCTCGGTGCGGTGGGGATCTTTGCCTTCATTCAGATGTGGGCGGCCTTCATCTGGCCGCTGTTGATCGCGAACAGCCAGCTCCTGTTCAACATGGAGGTCGGCCTCACGGCGTTTCAGTTTCGGTTCAGCAGCGACTACGGGAAGCTCATGGCGGGTTCGGTGGTCAGCGTGCTGCCGATGCTGGTGATCTTCCTCATTCTCCGCCGGCGCATCATCGAGAGCGTGGCGCTCACCGGCCTGAAGGGTTAAAGGGGGCGCACACTCTTGCGGGCGGGATGCTATCGTGTGACGATCACCCCTCCGATCGGCACGTACTTGGCGGGGTACGATGCCCGGACGGACCCAGCGCGGGGTGTTCACGACGAGCTGGATGCACGCTGCCTCGTCCTCGACGATCCCTCCGGCGCCGTCGTGATTCTGGCGGTCGACGTGCTTCAACTCCCGACGGCGTTCGCGAATGCCGTTCGCGCGGCGATCGCGCAGACCACCGGCATCCCTCGGGAGCGGATCCTGGCGTGCGCCACGCATACGCACTCCGCACCCGACCTCGAGGGAACGTACACGCCCGGAGGCCCGGACCGGAGCCTGACCGAGATGTGGCGGCGCGCCCTGGCGGGGTGCGCCGAGGCGGCGTGGCGCGGCCGCGTTGACGCCGACGTCGAGTTCGGGCTCGGGACCGTCGACGGCGTTGGGGTCAACCGCCGTCATCCGGACGGCCATCCCGTGGACCCACTCGTGGGCGTGGTCTCCGCGCGGCTCCGCGGCGGGGAGCGGGCCTGTGTGCTCGTCAACTACACCTGTCATCCGGTCGTCCTCGGCCCCGACAACCTGTGCATCTCGGCCGACTACCCCGGCTTCGCGCGTCGCGCGATCGAAGCCGTTGAGGGACCGCGCACCCTGGCGATGTTCACCAATGGGGCCGAGGGAGACGTGAACACCGGCCACTCCGCGGATCTGAGCGGGATCGGGGCGCCGATCCCCGGGCGGACGTTTGCGCGCGCACGCCGCCTGGGACACCGGTTGGCCGGCGAGGTGATCAAAGTGCTGGCCGGTCCCATGGTCGGGCTGAGCGGCCCCATCGCGGCGACCGCGTGCGAGGTGTTTCTGCCGTTTCGAGAGACGCCGCCCCCAGCCGCCGCGGAGGCGGCGCTGGCGGCCGCGGATCGGGAAGTCGGCCGTCTGGTCGCGTTGGGAGCGGACCCGAACGCCGCTACCGCCGCGAAGATTCGGCGCTTCCACGCCGCGGTTCACCTCGGTGTCGCCCGTCGGCGAGCTGCTGCGACTGCCCCGGGCGTGACGGCGGAGCTCCAGACGGTGCGCGTGGGGGACCTCGCGCTCGTCGGAATCCCGGGGGAGCTCTTTGTCGAGCTGGGCCTCGCCGTCAAGGCACGATCGCCTTTCCTCCACACGTTGGTGCTCGGCTTGGCGAACGGATCGGTCGGGTATCTGCCGACGCGGGAAGCCTGCGAGTCCGGCGGCTACGAGGCGGTCGCCACACAGTTCGCCCTCGGGGCGGGGGAGATGGTGCAGAACGCGTGTCTCGAGATGCTTCAGAGTCTGAAGGAGGGTCATGTATGAACGTCAATTGCTGTTGGCTCTACGCGATCAGCAAGTACGGCTATCCACCATCGATCCCCGACACGCACAAAGCCCTCACCGAGATGGCCGCCCTGGGGTTTGGCGCGGTCGAGCTCGAGGGTGTTCGAGAGGAGAACCTCCGGGCCGTCTCAGCGGATCGAGCGAATCTTCGCGCGCGGTGCGCCGACCTGGGCGTGCGCGTCATGAACTTCTGTCCCGTTCTGCCGGAGCTGGTTGATCCCGATCCCGCGCGCCGCCGCCACGCCCTGGATCTGTTCCGACTGGCGGCGGAGCTCACCGTGTACTTTGCGTCTCCGCTGATCCAAGTGGACAGCTACACACCGCCGATCGAGTTCGTGGCGCATCAGCCGTACGGCGGCGCGATCGAGTTTCAACGGCGCTTCGACGTGCGCATCCCAGACACGTTCTCCTGGACGCGGACGTGGGATGCGCTGGTGGAATCGGTGCGCGCCTGCGCCGCGATCGCGCGGGACGCCGGACTGCGGCTTGCGATGGAGCCGCGGGTCGGCGAAATCGTCAGCAACACCGACGGTCTGCTTCGGCTCATGGATCACGTGCGCGACGATGCCTTCGGCGCCGTGCTGGACACCGGCCACCTCAATGCGCAGAAGGAGCTTCTCCCGCTTTCCGTCGAGAAGCTCGGACGCCGTGTGTTCTACGTCCACGCGTCGGACAACGATGGGCGCGACAACGCCCATCTCGCGCCGGGGCGAGGGGCGGTGGACTGGGAGGGTGTCGTCCGCGGCCTTCTGAGGCAAGGGTTCGACGGCTACGTGGGCATCGACGTCGGCGGGGTGGCAGATCTCGAGGATCAGTATCGCGAGGGGTACGCGTTCATCCGCGCCGTGTTGGACCGCGCCAGCGGGACCGCCGGTTCCGGGCGCCGGTGACGTCGGGCGTGTCGGCGCGGTGAACCTGCGGGGGAGGAGAGCGGAAGGGGCGGGATCGTCCGCGCCGTGGCGCCGCCGGCCACTCAGTGCCTGAGATCCTTGCGATCGACTTGGGGACGAGCACCTGCAAGGCGACCGCCTATGCGGAAACGGGCCGCGTCCTTCGCCGTGCCTCACGGATACTCACGACGCACCGGCCGGCATCGGGTCTCGCCGAGCAGGATGCCGCGGTGTGGTGGGACGCGGCCGTGCATGCCGGGCGGGAGGCCGCTGCAGGTGTGGCCATCGATACCATCAGCCTGACGTCGTGTCGTGAGGCCGTCGCGCTCACGGACACCGACGGAGTGCCATTGGCACCGGTCATGATGTGGATGGACCGCCGCGGGACGCGGGAAGCCCGGGCCCTTGCGGCCGCGTTCCCCGATGTCCAGCGCCTGACCGGACATCGCCCCGACGCCAACTTCACGGCTTGCAAGATGGCGTGGCTGAGCCGACATCATCCTGACCTGCTCCGCGCGGCCCGCTGGTTGTTGCAGCCCAGAGATTTCTTGTACTTCCACCTGACCGGGATGCCGATAACGGATCCCTCGTTGGCGTCGCGCACGCTCTGGTGGCGGCGCGATGCGGGGTGGTGGCCCGACGTACTCGAGTTCAGCGGCGTCACGGGCGCGCAGCTTCCGCAAGTGATGCCGTCACATGCCGCGCCCGGCCGTTTGTCACCGGCGGCCGCCCGGGCGTTGGGCGTGCGCGGCGGGATCCCGGTCGTCGTCGGCGCCGGTGACCGAACGTGTGAAGTGATCGCGGCGCGGGCCCTTGGCGGCCGCGTACTGGTAAGCCTCGGCACCGCGGTGAACGTGTCGACGATGGTCTCCAAACCCGTGCCGGACGACCGTCTGGTGTTCTCCGCGGCCGCCGTCGAGGGAATGGAGGTGGCGGAACAAGGGATCCCCAGCGGTTCCGCTCTGCTCGACTGGCTCCAAGGTCTGGTCGGGGCCGAGCGAGCCGACCTGCAGGCCCGCGCGGCGCAGGTGGCGCCAGGTGCTGAAGGCCTCGTGTTGCTGCCGTTCCTGGGAGGGTCCCGGGCAACGCGCTGGAACCCGAACGCCTCTGGGGTGGTGGCTGGACTCTCCCTCTCGACCCGCAGGGAGGCTTTGTTGCGAAGCGGGATGGAGGGCGTGGCGTGCGAGGTACGCGCGGCGCTCGGCGTGCTCCGACAGGCTGGGGTGGCCACCGACGCGCTCGTGTTCGTCGGTGGGCCGGCGCAACACAGCGTGTGGCCGCGGGTGATCGAGGACGTGTGCAACATGCCCGGGGTCGCGGTCGCGGATACCGAAGCCGCGTCCATGGGGGCGTTCTTGCTTGCGGGCCGTGCCGTCGGCACGTGGGACGATCCGTTGGTGGCGTCGGAGACGAGGAATCCCGATATCGCGCGGTGGGATCCGGATCCCACCGCGGCCGCCTACTACGTGCAACACGCGGCAGCGTACGAAGCGCTGTATGCGGCGCTTGAGACATGGTTTGCGCGCTTCGGTGCGCGCGCGTATTCCGACGTTGACGACGACGCCCGGGACCGCCCGAGGTGATCACATCTCGTGCGACGTGCCCGGAGTCGGAACGAGGATCCATGCATCTCTCAGGATAGGAGGGGTCCGGAGGAGAGCCACAAGCATCGTCACTCGGGGCAGACGACGTCGCTCTCGGTCGAGACATCCGAGCGGCGTGCGGGCATCGTGGAAGGAGACAACGCATATGCAGCTCGCAGGCGCAGTAGCGGTGGTGACCGGCGCCGGCCGGGGCATCGGGTACGGCATCGCGAGGCGGCTGGCGAAGGAGGGGGCCCGCGTGGTCGTCAACGATCGTGTCCCTTCCGCCGTCACCGCCGTTGAGGAGGACCTTCGGCGCTCGGCTGACATCATGGGGTATGTCGCGGACGTCTCTTCGTCATCCCAGGTCGCGGAGATGTTTCGTGCCATCCGAGACCGGTGGGGTCGGGTGGACATCCTGGTCAACAATGCGGCGTTGGTTGACGTGCCCCGCCACTTTCTTCTGGCCGACGAGGCCTACTGGGACGAACTCATCGCCGTCAACCTGAAAGGCGTCTACCTCTGCAGCCGGCAGGCAGCGGCGCTGATGGTGCGGCAGCGTGCCGGCTGCATTATTCACATCAGTTCCGCGGGCGCGGTTCGGGCCCAGCGCCTGATGGTCGCATATGACGCCGCGAAGGGCGCCGTGGAGGCGGCGACTCGGGCGATGGCCGTGGATCTCGCCCCCTACGGGATCCGCGTGAACGCGGTCGGGCCGGCTGCCATCCGCACCGAAACTTGGGACGCGTGGTCCCCCGAGGTCGTCACCCGCATGACGGAGGGGATTCCCCTCGGTCGACCTGGCACGGCCGAGGACGTCGCGGCATGCGTCGCGTTTCTCGCATCCGGTGAGGCGACGTTTATCACCGGCCAGGTCATATACGTGGACGGCGGCATCCTGGCTCAGCTGCGTTCCCCGCAGGTTGACGCCTCAGCCTGGGTCGAGCCTGGCGACATCTCGATCGACGCGTAGCCGACGACCCGCCATCCGATGCGGGGCTCGCATACTGGGGGCCGCGCGGTGTGCATCGTTCGCTCGGGGCTTAGAGCTGCAGTGTTCGGGACCCTCTCCCGGTCGCGCGAGAGTCTACCGTAGGTGTGGAGCGGGCATAAACGAAGTCGAGGGACTGGCCGTGCGTCCACGCGTCAAGGCGGACCAGACTCGGAGGCACAATCTGCAACTTCACAGGTTCGCTGGCGGCGATGCGTCGGATTCGTTCTCGAGGAATCCGGTGGCCGCCTGATGGTACCTCAACGGCGCGCGAGGAGCACCGGGCCGGAGCAGGAGCCTCCCGGCAGGGACGCACCGGCGGTGACGCGGACCGATAACCCAGATCCGACGCACGTGCCGCACGCGCTCGGCGGCACGTCGGCGCCGGAGTCGGAACATGCCCAGCAACGCCCCGCCAAGGTAGCGCACGGGAGCCGTTTCCGCACGTTCTTCGATAAGAACCCACTGCCGATGTGGGTATACGACCTGGAGACCTTCCGCGTGCTGGAAGTGAACGAGAGCGCTACTGCGTACTACGGATACGCTCGCGATGAGTTTCTCGCGATGTCCATCACTGAGATCGTCCTCGACGAAGATCGCCCCCGCCTCCGCGACCCGGCGCTGCGCAAGGGGGAGCCGCAACGCGCCGAGGTATGGCAGCATCGCCGGCGCGGAGGGGAGACGATCCGCGTCACCGCCGTCTCGCGGCACGTGGAGGTGGCGGGTCGCGACGCCGTGCTGACGGTGGTGCAGGACGCCACGGCGACGAAGACGTTTGAAGACGTGCCTGTCGGCTTGTACCGCGCCTCCCCCACTGGAGAAGTGCTCGACGTGAACCCGGGGTTCGTTCACATGTTAGGATACCCGAGCCGAGCTGCACTTCTGGCGACGCCCGCGGTCGACATCTACGTGGATCCTGCGGTCCGCACGCACTGGCGGGCCCGACTGGAACGCGAGGAGGTCGTGACCGGCTTCGAGTGCCAGTTGAAGCGGTACGACGGGACGCGCTTTTGGGTGCGGACGAACGCGCGCGCCATCCGCGACGCCACCGGCCGTGCGCTGTACTACGAAGGCGCGATCACCGATATCACCGAGCGCAAGCAGGCGATGGCGCATCTCGAGGCACTGAACCACGTCGTCACGGCTGCCGCCAGCGCGGCCGATCTTCGCACGTTCCTCGACACGCTGCTGGACCGCGTGCTCACCGCGCTGGACGGCGAGCAGGGAGGCGTCTGGCTCGGGCGAGACATCCACGTTGGGCGCCATCACTCGCCCGAGTTCGACGCCGAGGTAGTGGCGGCGGCTGCGAGAGCCGGGCTCGAGCCTGCGCGGGTGGAGGCGGTGGAGGACTGGACACGCGCCGCGGGCCCGATGGCCGACGCGCTCGCCCCCGTGATGCAGCGCCACGGTCTCCGCGCGTCGCTGGTGGCGCCCCTCCTTGCGAACGGGCGACCGATCGGCGGGTTCTCGATCGAAATGTCCCATCCCCGCCGCTGGCTGCCCCAGGAGATCCAGTTGGTGGAAGCGCTGGGAGGCCAGATCGGAGCCGTAGCCGAGCGCCTGCGACTGCTCGACGAGGTGCAGGCCCACGCGCGCGAAATGGAGGCGCTGCACAAACTGGGCACAGCGCTGCGCGGCATCGGCACCCTGGACGAGGCGTATGCGCTGATCACCGAGTGCGCGGATGTGTTGCTCCGCGGCGATCACAGCTCGCTCGTGCTGCTCGATCCCGACGGGGCGACGCTTCGGTGTATGAGCACCCAGGGGATCGAGATCACGCCGCGTGGCGGGACATTTCCCGCCCGCGCCAGCGCGTCCGGCGTGGCCCTTGAGACCGGCGCGCCCTACGTCACGCGCGATCTCGCCGCCGAGTCCGCCGGCGCGCGCTTCCGAGGGCTCATGGGACCGTGTGTCGCCGTGCCGATGCGTGAAGGCGAGCGAGTGATCGGCGCGGTGGTGGTGGCGCGAACGCGGGACACCGCGCTGCACGGGTTCTCCCCTCGGGACGTCCGCATCCTCACCGCGGTCGCAGATCTGGCGGGCAACGCGATCCACCGCACGCAACTGTCTCAACAGCTCGCCCAGGAACTGAGCAACCTTCGGGGGCTCTACGAGAGCGCGCAGCGAATGGCCGAGATCCTGGATCTCGAGCGCCTCGCCACCGATGCGACCGCGACATGCGTGAACGCGTTCGGCATGTCGCTGGCGTGGCTCGCCACGTTCGCCGACAATGGGACCCCACGCCTCGTGGCCCACGCTCCGGCGAGCGCCACCCTGCCCGCGCTGATCGTGCCCCAATGGGCGACGGTGCATGACGCGGGCCCGCTCGCGAGGGCCCTGGACACCGGAGAGGCCATGGTGGTCCCAGATTTTGAGCAGGCGCCGACACAACCGCCGTGGAGGCCCGCCCTGCTGGCCGCGGGCCTGCGCACCGGTGCGGTGTTTCCGCTCGTCAGCCGCACCCGTACGTTTGGCATCCTCGCGTTGTACGGCGATACGCCGGGGTCGTTTACCGACGACCGGCTTGCGTTCTTCCGGGCGTATACCCATCAGCTCGCGACCGCCCTCGAGAACGCCCGGCTGTATGATGACGCGGCGCGCCGGTTTGCCCAACTGCAGGCGCTCCGCGAGATCGACCTCGCGATCACCGCCAGCCTGGACCTGCGGGTCACGCTCAGCGTGTTTCTCGACAAGCTCGTCCCGCTGCTCCGGGTGGACGCCGCGGACGTGCTCATCTGCGACAGCGGCGGCCGTGTCGTCCGCTACGGCGGCGGTCACGGATTCCGTGCGAAAACGCTGGAGCGCGTCCGCGGGCATCTGGGCCAAGGCTACGCGGACCGCGTCGCCGCGGAGCGGAGGCGCGTGGCGGTGGACCTACGGCTCGAACCGGGCGAGTTCGCGGACGTCCCCGGGTTCGCCGAGGAAGGGTTTCACGCGTACCACGCGGTGCCGCTGCTGGCCAAAGGCCAGGTCGTCGGCGTGCTCGAGGTGTTCCACCGGCAGGCGCTTACGCCCGACCAGGGCTGGATCGACTTTCTCGATGCGCTCGCCGGCCAAGCCGCGATTGCGATCGACAACGCCACGTTGTTCGAGCGTCTCCAGCGCGCCAACACCGACCTGATCTTGGCGTACGACCGCACCATCGAGGGATGGTCGCGCGCCCTCGATCTGCGCGATGAGGAGACCGAGGGGCACACGCAGCGTGTCGCCGAGCTGACCCTGCGGCTGGCCAGGGAGATGGGCGTGCCGGATCCTGACTTGGCGCAGATCCGTCGAGGGGCGCTGCTTCACGACATCGGAAAGATGGGCGTGCCCGACCGGATTCTCTTGAAGGCGGGGCCGCTCACAGAGGAAGAATGGGCGGTCATGCGTCGCCATCCAGTCTACGCGTATGAGTTCCTATCCTCGATCGCCTATCTGCGTCCCGCGCTCGAAATTCCATACTGTCACCACGAACGGTGGGACGGGACGGGGTATCCGCGCGGCCTGAAGGGTGAGCAGATCCCCTTTGAGGCACGCATCTTTGCTGTGGCCGACGTCTGGGACGCGCTGACGTCGAACCGGCCGTACCGCTCAGCGTGGACCCCGGAGGACAGCCGCCGGTACATTCGCGCGCAGGCGGGGCACCAGTTCGACCCGCAGGTCGTCGAGATCTTTCTGCGCATGACGCAGGACCCATGAGTCTGAACGTGCGGGGCACACCCCCTTCGAGCAACCGGAGGCGCTCGTTGCTGCCTCGGCCCGGCCGCCGCGCGCGGTGATTGCCCGGCGAACACGCTAGCGGGGACACGGATCCCGCGGGGCGCGAACCGCCGGTGACGCGGGCGTTCCTTCGTCCCAGCGGTCGCGCAGCACGCGAGCGATCCACGGCATCGCCACCCGCAGCAGGCGCGTGTGATAGACAGGTCCGACGTCGATCCGGCAGAGGGTGCGGCGCCGCAGCACCGGGTCGCCGGTGTCCCCGTGAATGGGCAGGCCCTGCGCGCTGGCCGCGAGGACGAGCCCGTCTCCGGGTCCGAACGAGAGCGCGGACGTTGGGAGCGCACCCGTGATTCCCTCCACGGTGTCGAAGCCCGAGCCGTCAACTCGCGGATTGTTTCCGTACAATACATAGACGCGGACCGACTCGGGCATGTCGCGGCTGCGTAGCTGCGCGAGCGTCGTGCCTGAGCCTCCGGGGGGTGTCGTCCACGGCTCGCCCCCGTTCGCTCGCCAGTACGGGAACGTCGGGTAGAGGTCGCGGACGAGCGGGCCATGAGCCCATCCGGTGAGCGGGAATCCGGCGAGGCTCCGGTCCGCGATGTAGGCGATCGTCATGCCTTCGTTCGGCGTCCCGACGAGCACGAGCCGGTTGACGAAGTGGGTCCATCCATCCACGTTCTCGGCGATGTTCCAGCGCGCCGCGAGCCCGCCGACGCTGTAGCCCACGACGTTGATGCGGGACGCGTAGACGGCGGGACGGACGACCCGTCGGACGTAGTCCGCGACTTCCGCGGCCTCGGCCTGGAGCGCGAGCGACCCCGACCGGTAGGACGCCCAGTACACCGTTTGCGCAGGGCCGGCGCCGACGTAGCCGGCTTTCTCGATCTCCGCCAGGATGGCTTCGGGCGCGTCGAGCCTCTCGTTGTGATAGCCCGGTACGATGACGGTCGGGAGGAGCAGCTCCGCGACGGCGCGCGACGTGACCGCGCGCGACCCCTCGTGGACGGTGACGGCGACCGGCAGGCGCAAGTTGTCGCCGGGCGGAGGGAGCGGCGGGAACGTCCCCACGAGGATGCCTCCGATGAGGACGCGGCCGCGCTCGAGGTCAAGCAAGATCGCGAACCGGCTCGGCATGCGGGACAACGGGAGCTCCGTGCTGACAGAGACCGGGCCTGTCGGCATGGCGAGCGTGAGCATCGGGGGATCCGCCCCGCGGTCGAGTTGCGCGGTCGTGATGGTGAGCCGAAGGGTGTGTGCGTCCGCCAGGTCCGCCCCGACGATGGCGACCCGCGGGACCTCGGGCGCGCCCGCCGTCACGCTGGGCAGGGCCCCGAAGAGGCAGGCCAAAAGACACACGCCGGTCCACCGATGCGCGCGGGCGAGCCTAGTCGTCACGACAACACGTCCGGGTGGGACGCCGCATTCGCGCTGCCGCGGGCGAGGTTCGGCACGCCGATGTCGGAGGGGTCTGTCGGTGAGGAGAGACCGCGCCCTGCGCGGCGCCTCCTCACCGGATGCCCCTTACTACATCGCGGGCGTAAACGGCCCTATGGGGCCGTCCACAGTGCCTTGCCGGCCGGGTCCGTAATGTTCAGGAACGGTTTCTCCGCCGTACTCCACCCCGCGTAGATTCGGGCGGTGCCGGTCTCGTCGGAGAGCGTGACCTGCGGAGTGACGTTTCCGGTGGCGCCAAACCCCAGGAACAACCGGGTGCGGCCGGTGTCGTCTTGCAGCGTGACCTGCGGGGTCGGCCGCGAACTGCCGAATCCGACGAAGACGCGGTTCTTGTTCGCGTCGTCGTACATCCACAGGCCCGGGCGGCCGGCCGTGTCGAACCCGAGGGTGAGACGCGTGTGCCCCGCGGAGTCCACGAGGTCGAGCCGCCTCGCCTGCAGGGACTGCGCTTGGGACATCGCCTGCTCAACCCCAATGCCGCCCACCAGCAGCAGCACCAGCGTCATGATCCACCCGATCGAGGTGCGCTTGAGCCTCTTCTCCAGCGCCGCGACCCTTGCTTGGAGCGCTTCCGCATCTGGCGTTGTCACGATCTGTTCCCTCCCCGTTCTCGTGTGGTGGCACCTTGAACGCAAGCGTCCGGAGCCTACGGCGAGATATACGTCCGCGCGTCCTCGTTCCCTTCCTGCCCGCGGTTGGAACGGCTCAGACATGCATGTGACACGATTCGCACGACGAGCCTGCGAGCGGCGCGCCGGGCGCCGGTGGAGGAACCTCGCCGGTGCTCGGGAAAGGTCGCATGCCGCTGGGTCGACGCCGCCAGGGCCGGCGGGTTCTCGAGGCGGCACGGGCGGCCTGCCCGCCACTCAGCGGGCCGAGACTGGAGGGGGACGATGGGGAGGTTGGCGGGAAAGGTCGCGGTGGTTACGGGCGGGAGTCGAGGGTTCGGTCGAGCGACCGCGATCTTGTTCGGGCAGGAGGGGGCGGACCTGGTGATCGCCTATCGAGCGGCCGAGCGAGACGCGGTCGCGGTGGCGACCGACGTGGAGCGGGGCGGGCGGCGGGCGCTGGTCGTGCGTGCGGACATCGCACGCGCGGCCGATACCGCGTCG
This window encodes:
- a CDS encoding FGGY family carbohydrate kinase, with the protein product MPEILAIDLGTSTCKATAYAETGRVLRRASRILTTHRPASGLAEQDAAVWWDAAVHAGREAAAGVAIDTISLTSCREAVALTDTDGVPLAPVMMWMDRRGTREARALAAAFPDVQRLTGHRPDANFTACKMAWLSRHHPDLLRAARWLLQPRDFLYFHLTGMPITDPSLASRTLWWRRDAGWWPDVLEFSGVTGAQLPQVMPSHAAPGRLSPAAARALGVRGGIPVVVGAGDRTCEVIAARALGGRVLVSLGTAVNVSTMVSKPVPDDRLVFSAAAVEGMEVAEQGIPSGSALLDWLQGLVGAERADLQARAAQVAPGAEGLVLLPFLGGSRATRWNPNASGVVAGLSLSTRREALLRSGMEGVACEVRAALGVLRQAGVATDALVFVGGPAQHSVWPRVIEDVCNMPGVAVADTEAASMGAFLLAGRAVGTWDDPLVASETRNPDIARWDPDPTAAAYYVQHAAAYEALYAALETWFARFGARAYSDVDDDARDRPR
- a CDS encoding GAF domain-containing protein produces the protein MTRTDNPDPTHVPHALGGTSAPESEHAQQRPAKVAHGSRFRTFFDKNPLPMWVYDLETFRVLEVNESATAYYGYARDEFLAMSITEIVLDEDRPRLRDPALRKGEPQRAEVWQHRRRGGETIRVTAVSRHVEVAGRDAVLTVVQDATATKTFEDVPVGLYRASPTGEVLDVNPGFVHMLGYPSRAALLATPAVDIYVDPAVRTHWRARLEREEVVTGFECQLKRYDGTRFWVRTNARAIRDATGRALYYEGAITDITERKQAMAHLEALNHVVTAAASAADLRTFLDTLLDRVLTALDGEQGGVWLGRDIHVGRHHSPEFDAEVVAAAARAGLEPARVEAVEDWTRAAGPMADALAPVMQRHGLRASLVAPLLANGRPIGGFSIEMSHPRRWLPQEIQLVEALGGQIGAVAERLRLLDEVQAHAREMEALHKLGTALRGIGTLDEAYALITECADVLLRGDHSSLVLLDPDGATLRCMSTQGIEITPRGGTFPARASASGVALETGAPYVTRDLAAESAGARFRGLMGPCVAVPMREGERVIGAVVVARTRDTALHGFSPRDVRILTAVADLAGNAIHRTQLSQQLAQELSNLRGLYESAQRMAEILDLERLATDATATCVNAFGMSLAWLATFADNGTPRLVAHAPASATLPALIVPQWATVHDAGPLARALDTGEAMVVPDFEQAPTQPPWRPALLAAGLRTGAVFPLVSRTRTFGILALYGDTPGSFTDDRLAFFRAYTHQLATALENARLYDDAARRFAQLQALREIDLAITASLDLRVTLSVFLDKLVPLLRVDAADVLICDSGGRVVRYGGGHGFRAKTLERVRGHLGQGYADRVAAERRRVAVDLRLEPGEFADVPGFAEEGFHAYHAVPLLAKGQVVGVLEVFHRQALTPDQGWIDFLDALAGQAAIAIDNATLFERLQRANTDLILAYDRTIEGWSRALDLRDEETEGHTQRVAELTLRLAREMGVPDPDLAQIRRGALLHDIGKMGVPDRILLKAGPLTEEEWAVMRRHPVYAYEFLSSIAYLRPALEIPYCHHERWDGTGYPRGLKGEQIPFEARIFAVADVWDALTSNRPYRSAWTPEDSRRYIRAQAGHQFDPQVVEIFLRMTQDP
- a CDS encoding SDR family oxidoreductase, whose protein sequence is MQLAGAVAVVTGAGRGIGYGIARRLAKEGARVVVNDRVPSAVTAVEEDLRRSADIMGYVADVSSSSQVAEMFRAIRDRWGRVDILVNNAALVDVPRHFLLADEAYWDELIAVNLKGVYLCSRQAAALMVRQRAGCIIHISSAGAVRAQRLMVAYDAAKGAVEAATRAMAVDLAPYGIRVNAVGPAAIRTETWDAWSPEVVTRMTEGIPLGRPGTAEDVAACVAFLASGEATFITGQVIYVDGGILAQLRSPQVDASAWVEPGDISIDA
- a CDS encoding sugar phosphate isomerase/epimerase; amino-acid sequence: MNVNCCWLYAISKYGYPPSIPDTHKALTEMAALGFGAVELEGVREENLRAVSADRANLRARCADLGVRVMNFCPVLPELVDPDPARRRHALDLFRLAAELTVYFASPLIQVDSYTPPIEFVAHQPYGGAIEFQRRFDVRIPDTFSWTRTWDALVESVRACAAIARDAGLRLAMEPRVGEIVSNTDGLLRLMDHVRDDAFGAVLDTGHLNAQKELLPLSVEKLGRRVFYVHASDNDGRDNAHLAPGRGAVDWEGVVRGLLRQGFDGYVGIDVGGVADLEDQYREGYAFIRAVLDRASGTAGSGRR
- a CDS encoding carbohydrate ABC transporter permease produces the protein MRRPAGPRRLGRAGAWALSAASHVVLALGAILMILPMLWMFSTSFKPPAEIPIWPPHLLPRAPTLENYTGIFQVAPFGRFFLNSAALSLVATISVAVTSLVAGAIFAKYTFPGRALLFMLVIATAIVPFESYMIPLYIQLIPINWINTYQGIVLPYLIMSFGIFLMRQHIASAIPTELLEAARVDGASEWWILFRVIAPLSSSALGAVGIFAFIQMWAAFIWPLLIANSQLLFNMEVGLTAFQFRFSSDYGKLMAGSVVSVLPMLVIFLILRRRIIESVALTGLKG